A stretch of DNA from Cryptomeria japonica chromosome 4, Sugi_1.0, whole genome shotgun sequence:
CCATGAGTCCGCCCACTCAAACGCACCACATACTGCTACTGATTGGCAAAGCCCCTAGCTTCCGACTATTTGATCGTTCGTTGAGAGTGGAGAAATTACCATTGGGTTGGCGTATTGCTTGTCGGGATGAAGCCAATGATAATATTGATCTTGTTAAAAGAATCATTAGGTTTGCAGGCTTGGAAGAAGTATGTCTTTCGGACGGATGGGTAGGCCTCACCGGTGCGCCTTCGAGAGGAGAAAGGGACAACTTGAGCCACGTTCTGCTTATTGAGCTACCTGCAGAACCAAATACAGGTAAATAGAAGCCAAGTAGTGGATATTCAAGGGCAGCTTGCCTGTCTGCCATCTTTTGTTTGAAAGTTCATTTATTAGAAAAATTTAAGAGCGCTAATTCTCAATTGACTGTTTTGCACACGACAAAGAGAGGAGCAGCAGCGTAAGCTCAACAATGCTTACTGTGCCACAAAGACCAAGCCATGGACAAGGAATGCCAGGTAAATGAAATCCAATTACTACTATTTAACAGTAGTTTTTCTGCCTGTTCAAACTTCATTTATAAAAAGAATTTAAGAGCGCTAACTCTTAATTGACTGTTTTGCACATGACAAAGGGAGGAGCAGATGAGCCCAACAGTGTCACATGAATGATGAATGACAGGTAAataaaacccaagtactcctattTAACGGTAGTTTTCCTTCCTGCCATCTTTTGTTCAAACTTCATTCAACAAAAGAATTTAAGAGCGGTAATTCTCAATTGACTGTTTTGCAGGCGACAGACGTCAAAGTAGCACTACAAATTAATGTAACCGTGTGTGCTAGAATTGTTTGGGATATTATAAGATGGTATGGTTTGTTCTATATCTAATAGTGTTGTGTTGTCTTACTGGCTTTGTTTTGTCAGTTGTCATATGGTTTGCGTGGTTT
This window harbors:
- the LOC131874799 gene encoding uncharacterized protein LOC131874799 — its product is MASTGNGLSLRRHRWAEPIPLGWRLASVEEVSEEVSEEVNRNGDIDWINARNRFITSNRLDGVGDRDRIYLKDGHWDPMSPPTQTHHILLLIGKAPSFRLFDRSLRVEKLPLGWRIACRDEANDNIDLVKRIIRFAGLEEVCLSDGWVGLTGAPSRGERDNLSHVLLIELPAEPNTERSSSVSSTMLTVPQRPSHGQGMPGRSR